Proteins found in one Quercus robur chromosome 2, dhQueRobu3.1, whole genome shotgun sequence genomic segment:
- the LOC126712001 gene encoding uncharacterized protein LOC126712001 isoform X3: protein MNTRVRTSLQSMKAPMKQEKLDMQRRKQNDAAKATRSRRASSEERKIALQQDVDKLKKKLRHEENVHRALERAFNRPLGALPRLPPYLPANTLELLAEVAVLEEEVVRLEEQVVHFRQDLYQEAVHISSTKRSVENSADSYAPYPSKNHKSEQGKFSTQNVVDSAASLRRHKPSLSDDGRGKEDQPCTNSTRNQKGSSMHKSQTTKTPVKKPIISHISAEKRLNPQNLQLERRVKDQASLEGETLDERLRLSDNDSPNRISENIVKCLSSILLRLSSTKNRNSAENLPPFSTLAARESSEETNYWDPYGICSEFGKRDIGPYKKLCQIEAGSINLNRTANSMFLLSRLKLLLGKLASVNLESHTHQEKLAFWINIYNACMMNAFLEYGIPESPEMVVALMQKATINVGEHLLNAITIEHFILRLPYHSKYTFPKGAKNDEKTVRSRFGLELSEPLVTFALSCGSWSSPAVRVYTASQVENELEVAKKEFLQAAIGVSATKFAIPKLLDWYLPDFAKDLESLLDWICLQLPNELAKEAIKCLESGKKELLSQFVQVMPYEFNFRYLLYT from the exons ATGAATACCAGAGTCAGAACTTCGCTTCAGTCTATGAAAGCTCCTATGAAACAAGAAAAA CTGGATATGCAGAGGAGAAAGCAAAATGATGCTGCAAAAGCTACCAGGAGTCGACGGGCTTCCAGCGAGGAAAGAAAAATTGCTTTGCAGCAAGAT GTTGATAAGCTTAAGAAGAAGCTTAGGCACGAAGAGAATGTTCACAGAGCTTTGGAGAGGGCTTTCAACAGACCTTTAGGAGCTCTACCTCGTCTTCCCCCTTATCTCCCTGCTAAT ACATTGGAGCTTCTGGCTGAGGTGGCTGTCTTGGAAGAGGAAGTGGTTCGGCTTGAAGAACAAGTTGTGCATTTTAGACAGGACCTGTATCAGGAAGCTGTCCACATTTCATCCACAAAAAGAAGTGTAGAGAATTCAGCTGATTCATATGCCCCATACCCCTCTAAGAATCACAAATCGGAGCAAGGCAAGTTCTCAACTCAAAATGTGGTTGATTCCGCTGCCTCCCTACGGAGGCATAAACCGTCTCTTTCTG ATGATGGTCGGGGAAAAGAGGACCAACCATGTACTAATTCAACAAGGAACCAAAAGGGATCCTCAATGCATAAATCTCAAACAACTAAAACTCCAGTTAAGAAACCTATCATAAGCCATATATCAGCAGAGAAGCGGTTAAATCCTCAGAATTTACAA CTAGAACGCAGAGTAAAAGACCAAGCAAGTCTAGAAGGGGAAACTCTTGATGAAAGACTCAGACTGTCAGACAATGACAGCCCAAACAGAATTtctgaaaatattgtgaagTGCTTATCAAGCATTCTCCTAAGATTGAGTTCTACGAAAAATCGAAATAGTGCAGAAAATTTACCCCCCTTTTCAACATTAGCAGCTCGAGAAAGCAGTGAAGAAACAAATTATTGGGACCCTTATGGTATTTGTTCAGAATTTGGAAAGAGAGACATTGGTCCATACAAGAAATTATGTCAAATTGAAGCTGGGTCAATCAATCTCAACCGAACAGCAAATTCTATGTTTCTACTTAGCAGATTAAA ACTACTTCTCGGGAAACTTGCCTCTGTCAACTTAGAAAGCCATACCCATCAGGAGAAGCTTGCATTCTGGATAAACATTTACAATGCCTGCATGATGAAT GCATTCCTAGAATACGGCATACCAGAAAGTCCTGAGATGGTTGTTGCTTTAATGCAGAAG GCAACAATAAATGTGGGGGAGCACTTGCTAAATGCAATAACTATCGAACATTTCATCCTGAGATTGCCTTACCACTCAAAATAT ACATTTCCAAAGGGAGCAAAAAATGATGAGAAGACAGTGAGAAGCAGATTTGGATTAGAGTTATCTGAGCCGTTGGTGACATTTGCGCTATCCTGTGGAAGCTGGTCCTCACCTGCT GTGAGAGTGTATACCGCATCTCAGGTTGAGAACGAACTGGAAGTGGCTAAAAAAGAGTTCTTACAGGCTGCAATTGGAGTTTCAGCTACAAAGTTTGCAATCCCAAAGTTGTTGGATTGGTATTTACCTGACTTTGCAAAGGACTTGGAGTCATTGCTTGATTGGATCTGCCTTCAGTTACCAAATGAACTTGCCAAAGAAGCAATTAAGTGCCTTGAGAGTGGAAAAAAAGAACTTCTTTCACAGTTTGTCCAAGTTATGCCATATGAGTTCAATTTTAGGTACCTGTTATACACATAA
- the LOC126712068 gene encoding uncharacterized protein LOC126712068, translated as MALLSSIFPHIRFSSHYYSSTLHSNFKSIHIARTLVSAISTPTMSSSSEVSKTAAPYGSWKSPITSDVVSGSSKRLGGTAVDSLGRLIWLESRPTESGRSVLVREAEKAGKESVDITPKEFGVRTLAQEYGGGAFRVFGDTVVFSNYKDQRLYKQSLDSKDSSPVPLTPDYGEPLVSYADGVFDARFNCYVTVQEDRRENKLNPSTTIVAIGLGNKDIQESEVLIGGNDFYAFPRLDSKGEKIAWIEWSHPNMPWDRTELWVGYISETGEVYKRICVAGSDSTLVESPTEPKWSPDGELFFITDRKNGFWNIYKWIESENEVVAVYTVDAEFSGPLWVFGLNSYEFIQSNEKKNLIACSYRQNGRSYLGILDFVQGSLSLLDIPFTDIDNITSGNHCLYVEGASAVNPSSVAKVILDEHKSKAVEFEIIWSSSPDSLKYKSYFSLPELIEFPTEVPGQNAYAFFYPPTNPVYQGSQGEKPPLLLKSHGGPTAETRGMLNLSIQYWTSRGWAFADVNYGGSTGYGREYRDRLLGRWGIVDVNDCCSCAKFLVDSGKVDGERLCITGGSAGGYTTLAALAFKETFKAGASLYGVADLGLLRAETHKFESHYIDNLVGNEKDYFERSPINFVDKFSCPIILFQGLEDKVVPPDQARKIYRALKEKGLPVALVEYEGEQHGFRKAENIKFTLEQQMVFFARLVGHFDVADEINPIKVDNFD; from the exons ATGGCACTGCTCTCTTCTATATTCCCTCACATTCGCTTCTCCTCTCATTATTATTCTTCCACACTCCATTCCAACTTCAAGTCTATTCACATCGCTCGAACACTCGTATCTGCCATCTCCACTCCAACAATGTCCTCTTCTTCTGAAGTTTCCAAAACCGCAGCTCCTTATGGATCGTGGAAGTCGCCGATCACCTCCGACGTCGTTTCCGGCTCCTCCAAACGACTCGGCGGCACCGCCGTTGACTCCCTCGGCCGCCTCATCTGGCTCGAGTCTCGCCCCACCGAATCAGG GCGTTCGGTTCTGGTGAGAGAGGCGGAGAAAGCTGGGAAAGAATCGGTGGATATAACGCCGAAGGAGTTTGGAGTTCGGACTTTGGCTCAGGAATATGGCGGTGGCGCTTTCCGTGTTTTTGGTGATACTGTCGTTTTCTCCAACTACAAGGACCAAAGGCTCTACAAGCAGTCTTTGGATTCTAAAG ATTCTTCTCCTGTACCACTTACCCCGGACTATGGCGAACCGCTAGTAAGCTATGCAGATGGAGTCTTTGATGCACGCTTTAATTGTTATGTCACTGTACAGGAAg ATCGtcgtgaaaataaattgaatccATCCACGACAATTGTAGCAATAGGGCTTGGCAACAAGGATATTCAGG AGTCAGAAGTATTAATTGGTGGAAATGACTTCTACGCTTTCCCACGTTTGGACTCGAAGGGTGAAAAAATAGCATGGATTGAATGGAGTCACCCTAACATGCCATGGGATAGAACAGAACTCTGGGTTGGATATATTTCTGAAACTGG AGAGGTCTACAAACGCATCTGTGTCGCTGGCTCTGATTCTACGCTTGTGGAGTCTCCAACTGAACCCAAGTGGTCCCCTGATG GTgaactattttttattactgATAGGAAAAATGGGTTTTGGAATATCTACAAATGG ATTGAGTCTGAGAATGAGGTAGTAGCTGTTTATACAGTGGATGCTGAATTTTCCGGACCTTTATGGGTATTTGGCTTGAATTCTTATGAATTCATTCagagcaatgaaaagaaaaatttaattgCTTGTAGCTACAG GCAGAATGGGAGGTCATATCTTGGAATTCTTGATTTTGTTCAAGGCTCGTTATCTCTGCTTGATATTCCTTTCACAGATATAGATAATATT ACTTCAGGAAATCATTGCCTATATGTGGAGGGAGCATCTGCTGTAAATCCATCATCAGTAGCAAAA GTGATTCTAGATGAACATAAATCTAAGGCAGTTGAATTTGAGATTATTTGGAGTTCTTCACCTGATAGTTTAAAATACAAGTCCTACTTTAGCTTGCCTGAGTTAATTGAATTCCCAACTGAAGTGCCTGGTCAAAATGCCTATGCATTCTTTTATCCACCAACGAATCCCGTGTACCAAGGCAGTCAGGGAGAAAAGCCCCCATTGTTATTGAAAAGCCATG GAGGCCCCACAGCTGAAACTCGTGGAATGTTAAATCTGAGTATTCAGTACTGGACTAGTCGAGGTTGGGCATTTGCTGACGTCAATTATGGTGGAAGCACTG GCTATGGCAGAGAATATCGAGATCGGCTTTTGGGACGCTGGGGAATTGTTGATGTCAATGACTGTTGTAGTTGTGCTAAATTTTTG GTGGACTCGGGAAAGGTAGATGGGGAACGGCTATGTATCACTGGGGGTTCTGCTGGTGGATATACAACCTTAGCTGCTCTTGCTTTTAAAGAAACGTTTAAGGCAGGAGCTTCCTTGTATGGT GTAGCTGACTTAGGCTTGTTGAGAGCAGAAACTCACAAGTTTGAATCTCATTATATTGATAATCTTGTtg GAAATGAAAAGGATTACTTTGAGAGGTCTCCGATCAATTTTGTTGATAAGTTTTCCTGCCCTATAATTTTATTCCAAGGATTGGAGGACAAG GTTGTTCCTCCTGATCAAGCTCGTAAGATTTACCGGGCATTGAAAGAAAAAGGTCTACCAGTTGCCCTTGTAGAGTATGAAGGAGAACAACATGGTTTCCGCAAg GCTGAGAACATTAAGTTCACACTAGAACAACAAATGGTTTTCTTTGCACGACTGGTTGGACACTTTGATGTTGCAGACGAGATTAATCCGATCAAAGTTGATAACTTTGACTGA
- the LOC126712102 gene encoding uncharacterized protein LOC126712102 — MEVVIPASRMDFDFNHSRPSLPHLSAPSTPRRIGEYYFSAPSSPTRMSEFYQDLNEFSRMNESYERKGNAPSMVPFDWEEKPGTPKLPKGSSGTKNDDDFAFDFSEDLEKASLSADVLFDGGKIRPLKPPPRLQLGNKVYEYTNQKSPLLSPRSPRSPISQGRKMVLDAFSPRRKKDTDPFAKAVEDTRKQAGQERGRERTPAKSSSNSGRKSIRSLSPIRVAEVPWEEEEEEAAEEEKTQQSTKQSSLNSKASISAATYSSSSSSKSSKKWSLKDFLLFRSASEGRATDKDPFRKYTAVYKRHEDTKIASFRSTDGSGSVTGSKRRGPVSAHELHYTTNKAASEDLKKKTFLPYKQGILGRLAFNPAIHALANGFGTLGRS; from the coding sequence ATGGAGGTGGTGATACCAGCATCAAGAATGGATTTCGACTTCAACCATTCGCGTCCTTCTTTGCCACACTTGAGCGCTCCTTCTACACCTAGACGTATTGGTGAGTACTACTTCAGTGCTCCATCAAGCCCAACACGCATGTCTGAGTTTTACCAGGACCTCAATGAGTTCTCAAGGATGAATGAAAGCtatgaaagaaaaggaaatgcgCCTTCCATGGTTCCTTTCGACTGGGAAGAAAAGCCTGGTACACCTAAGTTGCCTAAGGGGAGTAGTGGCACCAAGAATGATGAtgattttgcttttgattttagTGAAGACTTAGAGAAGGCTTCTCTCTCAGCTGATGTGCTCTTTGATGGTGGCAAAATCAGGCCTTTGAAGCCTCCACCTCGGCTTCAACTTGGCAATAAAGTTTATGAGTACACAAACCAGAAAAGCCCACTTTTATCTCCGAGGTCACCTAGATCACCAATATCACAAGGGAGGAAGATGGTTCTGGATGCCTTTTCACctagaagaaagaaagatactGACCCGTTTGCGAAGGCAGTGGAAGACACACGTAAGCAAGCCGGACAAGAAAGAGGGCGAGAGAGAACTCCAGCCAAGTCATCCTCGAATTCAGGCCGCAAATCAATAAGGTCACTCTCTCCTATCAGGGTTGCTGAGGTTCcatgggaagaagaagaagaagaagcagcagaAGAAGAAAAGACACAACAAAGCACTAAACAATCCTCATTGAATTCAAAGGCATCAATTTCTGCTGCTACTTATTCTTCGTCTTCCTCTTCAAAGAGTTCTAAGAAATGGAGCCTAAAAGACTTTCTGTTGTTTCGGAGTGCATCTGAAGGGCGAGCAACAGACAAAGATCCATTCAGGAAGTACACAGCTGTGTACAAGAGACATGAAGATACTAAGATAGCAAGCTTCCGGTCCACAGATGGTTCTGGTTCAGTGACCGGCTCCAAGAGAAGGGGACCAGTTTCAGCCCATGAGTTGCATTATACCACGAACAAAGCAGCATCAGAGGACTTGAAGAAGAAAACTTTCTTGCCATACAAACAGGGGATTCTAGGGCGACTGGCATTCAATCCCGCCATCCATGCACTCGCAAATGGCTTTGGAACACTTGGACGTTCATGA
- the LOC126712001 gene encoding uncharacterized protein LOC126712001 isoform X1, which yields MNTRVRTSLQSMKAPMKQEKEKLDMQRRKQNDAAKATRSRRASSEERKIALQQDVDKLKKKLRHEENVHRALERAFNRPLGALPRLPPYLPANTLELLAEVAVLEEEVVRLEEQVVHFRQDLYQEAVHISSTKRSVENSADSYAPYPSKNHKSEQGKFSTQNVVDSAASLRRHKPSLSDDGRGKEDQPCTNSTRNQKGSSMHKSQTTKTPVKKPIISHISAEKRLNPQNLQLERRVKDQASLEGETLDERLRLSDNDSPNRISENIVKCLSSILLRLSSTKNRNSAENLPPFSTLAARESSEETNYWDPYGICSEFGKRDIGPYKKLCQIEAGSINLNRTANSMFLLSRLKLLLGKLASVNLESHTHQEKLAFWINIYNACMMNAFLEYGIPESPEMVVALMQKATINVGEHLLNAITIEHFILRLPYHSKYTFPKGAKNDEKTVRSRFGLELSEPLVTFALSCGSWSSPAVRVYTASQVENELEVAKKEFLQAAIGVSATKFAIPKLLDWYLPDFAKDLESLLDWICLQLPNELAKEAIKCLESGKKELLSQFVQVMPYEFNFRYLLYT from the exons ATGAATACCAGAGTCAGAACTTCGCTTCAGTCTATGAAAGCTCCTATGAAACAAGAAAAA GAGAAGCTGGATATGCAGAGGAGAAAGCAAAATGATGCTGCAAAAGCTACCAGGAGTCGACGGGCTTCCAGCGAGGAAAGAAAAATTGCTTTGCAGCAAGAT GTTGATAAGCTTAAGAAGAAGCTTAGGCACGAAGAGAATGTTCACAGAGCTTTGGAGAGGGCTTTCAACAGACCTTTAGGAGCTCTACCTCGTCTTCCCCCTTATCTCCCTGCTAAT ACATTGGAGCTTCTGGCTGAGGTGGCTGTCTTGGAAGAGGAAGTGGTTCGGCTTGAAGAACAAGTTGTGCATTTTAGACAGGACCTGTATCAGGAAGCTGTCCACATTTCATCCACAAAAAGAAGTGTAGAGAATTCAGCTGATTCATATGCCCCATACCCCTCTAAGAATCACAAATCGGAGCAAGGCAAGTTCTCAACTCAAAATGTGGTTGATTCCGCTGCCTCCCTACGGAGGCATAAACCGTCTCTTTCTG ATGATGGTCGGGGAAAAGAGGACCAACCATGTACTAATTCAACAAGGAACCAAAAGGGATCCTCAATGCATAAATCTCAAACAACTAAAACTCCAGTTAAGAAACCTATCATAAGCCATATATCAGCAGAGAAGCGGTTAAATCCTCAGAATTTACAA CTAGAACGCAGAGTAAAAGACCAAGCAAGTCTAGAAGGGGAAACTCTTGATGAAAGACTCAGACTGTCAGACAATGACAGCCCAAACAGAATTtctgaaaatattgtgaagTGCTTATCAAGCATTCTCCTAAGATTGAGTTCTACGAAAAATCGAAATAGTGCAGAAAATTTACCCCCCTTTTCAACATTAGCAGCTCGAGAAAGCAGTGAAGAAACAAATTATTGGGACCCTTATGGTATTTGTTCAGAATTTGGAAAGAGAGACATTGGTCCATACAAGAAATTATGTCAAATTGAAGCTGGGTCAATCAATCTCAACCGAACAGCAAATTCTATGTTTCTACTTAGCAGATTAAA ACTACTTCTCGGGAAACTTGCCTCTGTCAACTTAGAAAGCCATACCCATCAGGAGAAGCTTGCATTCTGGATAAACATTTACAATGCCTGCATGATGAAT GCATTCCTAGAATACGGCATACCAGAAAGTCCTGAGATGGTTGTTGCTTTAATGCAGAAG GCAACAATAAATGTGGGGGAGCACTTGCTAAATGCAATAACTATCGAACATTTCATCCTGAGATTGCCTTACCACTCAAAATAT ACATTTCCAAAGGGAGCAAAAAATGATGAGAAGACAGTGAGAAGCAGATTTGGATTAGAGTTATCTGAGCCGTTGGTGACATTTGCGCTATCCTGTGGAAGCTGGTCCTCACCTGCT GTGAGAGTGTATACCGCATCTCAGGTTGAGAACGAACTGGAAGTGGCTAAAAAAGAGTTCTTACAGGCTGCAATTGGAGTTTCAGCTACAAAGTTTGCAATCCCAAAGTTGTTGGATTGGTATTTACCTGACTTTGCAAAGGACTTGGAGTCATTGCTTGATTGGATCTGCCTTCAGTTACCAAATGAACTTGCCAAAGAAGCAATTAAGTGCCTTGAGAGTGGAAAAAAAGAACTTCTTTCACAGTTTGTCCAAGTTATGCCATATGAGTTCAATTTTAGGTACCTGTTATACACATAA
- the LOC126712001 gene encoding uncharacterized protein LOC126712001 isoform X2 encodes MNTRVRTSLQSMKAPMKQEKKLDMQRRKQNDAAKATRSRRASSEERKIALQQDVDKLKKKLRHEENVHRALERAFNRPLGALPRLPPYLPANTLELLAEVAVLEEEVVRLEEQVVHFRQDLYQEAVHISSTKRSVENSADSYAPYPSKNHKSEQGKFSTQNVVDSAASLRRHKPSLSDDGRGKEDQPCTNSTRNQKGSSMHKSQTTKTPVKKPIISHISAEKRLNPQNLQLERRVKDQASLEGETLDERLRLSDNDSPNRISENIVKCLSSILLRLSSTKNRNSAENLPPFSTLAARESSEETNYWDPYGICSEFGKRDIGPYKKLCQIEAGSINLNRTANSMFLLSRLKLLLGKLASVNLESHTHQEKLAFWINIYNACMMNAFLEYGIPESPEMVVALMQKATINVGEHLLNAITIEHFILRLPYHSKYTFPKGAKNDEKTVRSRFGLELSEPLVTFALSCGSWSSPAVRVYTASQVENELEVAKKEFLQAAIGVSATKFAIPKLLDWYLPDFAKDLESLLDWICLQLPNELAKEAIKCLESGKKELLSQFVQVMPYEFNFRYLLYT; translated from the exons ATGAATACCAGAGTCAGAACTTCGCTTCAGTCTATGAAAGCTCCTATGAAACAAGAAAAA AAGCTGGATATGCAGAGGAGAAAGCAAAATGATGCTGCAAAAGCTACCAGGAGTCGACGGGCTTCCAGCGAGGAAAGAAAAATTGCTTTGCAGCAAGAT GTTGATAAGCTTAAGAAGAAGCTTAGGCACGAAGAGAATGTTCACAGAGCTTTGGAGAGGGCTTTCAACAGACCTTTAGGAGCTCTACCTCGTCTTCCCCCTTATCTCCCTGCTAAT ACATTGGAGCTTCTGGCTGAGGTGGCTGTCTTGGAAGAGGAAGTGGTTCGGCTTGAAGAACAAGTTGTGCATTTTAGACAGGACCTGTATCAGGAAGCTGTCCACATTTCATCCACAAAAAGAAGTGTAGAGAATTCAGCTGATTCATATGCCCCATACCCCTCTAAGAATCACAAATCGGAGCAAGGCAAGTTCTCAACTCAAAATGTGGTTGATTCCGCTGCCTCCCTACGGAGGCATAAACCGTCTCTTTCTG ATGATGGTCGGGGAAAAGAGGACCAACCATGTACTAATTCAACAAGGAACCAAAAGGGATCCTCAATGCATAAATCTCAAACAACTAAAACTCCAGTTAAGAAACCTATCATAAGCCATATATCAGCAGAGAAGCGGTTAAATCCTCAGAATTTACAA CTAGAACGCAGAGTAAAAGACCAAGCAAGTCTAGAAGGGGAAACTCTTGATGAAAGACTCAGACTGTCAGACAATGACAGCCCAAACAGAATTtctgaaaatattgtgaagTGCTTATCAAGCATTCTCCTAAGATTGAGTTCTACGAAAAATCGAAATAGTGCAGAAAATTTACCCCCCTTTTCAACATTAGCAGCTCGAGAAAGCAGTGAAGAAACAAATTATTGGGACCCTTATGGTATTTGTTCAGAATTTGGAAAGAGAGACATTGGTCCATACAAGAAATTATGTCAAATTGAAGCTGGGTCAATCAATCTCAACCGAACAGCAAATTCTATGTTTCTACTTAGCAGATTAAA ACTACTTCTCGGGAAACTTGCCTCTGTCAACTTAGAAAGCCATACCCATCAGGAGAAGCTTGCATTCTGGATAAACATTTACAATGCCTGCATGATGAAT GCATTCCTAGAATACGGCATACCAGAAAGTCCTGAGATGGTTGTTGCTTTAATGCAGAAG GCAACAATAAATGTGGGGGAGCACTTGCTAAATGCAATAACTATCGAACATTTCATCCTGAGATTGCCTTACCACTCAAAATAT ACATTTCCAAAGGGAGCAAAAAATGATGAGAAGACAGTGAGAAGCAGATTTGGATTAGAGTTATCTGAGCCGTTGGTGACATTTGCGCTATCCTGTGGAAGCTGGTCCTCACCTGCT GTGAGAGTGTATACCGCATCTCAGGTTGAGAACGAACTGGAAGTGGCTAAAAAAGAGTTCTTACAGGCTGCAATTGGAGTTTCAGCTACAAAGTTTGCAATCCCAAAGTTGTTGGATTGGTATTTACCTGACTTTGCAAAGGACTTGGAGTCATTGCTTGATTGGATCTGCCTTCAGTTACCAAATGAACTTGCCAAAGAAGCAATTAAGTGCCTTGAGAGTGGAAAAAAAGAACTTCTTTCACAGTTTGTCCAAGTTATGCCATATGAGTTCAATTTTAGGTACCTGTTATACACATAA